GCCAGAGGGATGGGTCAGGAACCTGCCCTTGGCCTGCTTCTGGGCTCTGCCTTTGTGGCTTTCTTTTGGCACTTGAGCTGCAAAGCTGCCCTACCCGGACATacctctgcccccctcccacccaaCTGGAGGCTCAGGCCCTCTGGGTCACTGTGAGCGATGGGGCTGCCAGAGGgagctggggagcagggagggagacaggCCCACAGGGCCCATTCACAGCAAGTCCACACCAAGTCTGCACTGGTCCGGCTGGGGACTCAGCCTGTCCCAGGCCTTCTGCTCAGGGCAGCAGGATGAGGCCCACGCAggcctcctcttccctcttcagAACTGCCCCCACCGCAGTGGCACCCTAATCCAGCCAAAAGAAGGGACAACAGAAGGCAAATAATCAGGATTTGAGCGAGGGAGCCACCAGAGCCCGACTCGGACCGACAAGGCACCCTGCGCACTACTCCAGGTGGAGCCCGCAGGTTACACGACTGTGTGGGACCGAATGAAATGGCCAGAGGGGTCAAAGGTGACACCAGCGTCTCCAGCATATCTTCAGGGGGTTCCAGGGGGATTATACCCACTGTAGGGTGGATCACCTCCTCTCCTTGGGATGTGCGTGGGGAGCTGGAAGTGGACAAGGTTTGGGTCCTCTCCGTTCAGGACTGCAAGGAGGGAAAGGGCTGGGGTGAGGCCCTGGGGGAGCGGAGGCCAGTGGTCGAGGCCAAGGCAGCACAGGACATTGGAAACGGGGTGATGGGATGGTTCCCAGGGATCTGGCATGCAACCGGCGACTGGGGGATCTGCGGCGGATAGGCAGCAGGGGTCCTCCAGTCCGGAAGGGGCTCTCCGTGGCCGAGATCCCCCCAGGGCTTCTGGCCTGGGGTTCCCTCTCGCCACGCCTCCGCGCGGGGCCGAGCAGGGCACGGTCGCCGGGGTCCCTCCGCCGAACGCGCTCGGGAGCTCGCCAGGGGGCAGCGCGGCGCCCAGGGCAGGTGCGGGCGCAAGAAAGCCTCGCTGTCACCTGTTCCACCCGCCGGAGGGTCAGACCCTAACGGCTCCCGATCCCGCAGGTCCCGGGCGCGCCCGAGAATTTGTGTGCTCCCCAGGACCCGGGGCGGTTGGGGGGCCGCGGCTTCCAGAGCTGGGCTCGGGCCCCCAGCCCCGAAGCCGGTCCCGCAGCATCCGGACCCCAGGTGCGCCCTCCTGCCCGCTGACTGTCCCGGCGCGGGCtcaggggaaggggctgggcaCGCACGCATCTTTGTCCTCCTCCCTGTCTTCCCGCCGCGCGCTCTCGCCGGGCTGGGGGCGTGGGcgaggccggggcggggcggggcggggcggggcggggcgcgggctGCCAGCCGCAGGCCGGTGCGGGTTGCACCCGCGGGCCGCGCCGCGTGCGCCGGGCAGGGGCGGCCCTGCGTGCCGTACGCCGCGTCCGGGGCGCGCCCGCTGCTATCCAGCTTCCCGGGCTCCGCAGCATCTCGGTGCGCGGCTCACAAAGAGCTGCGGTGGTGGCCCGGCGCTCGGCCTCGCTGACGGAGCGGCGGCGGCCGGCCGGGGCGGCAGTGCACCCGCGCGGCCCCGCGCCCGCGCCAGGTAAGCGGGAGTCCGGGCCGCCCGACCCGCCCACGGCTGCAGTCTGAGGGCGCCCGGGCGGGAGCGGGGGGCTGGGGCGCGGGGGGCGCCGGGGGGTCGGGGGGAGCGGACCGGCGCCCCCTGGACTGGCGGGCGGGCGCGGCGGGGCCGAGCCGGCGGCTCGCACATCCCGGGCTGGGGGTGCCGCGGCGAGGGGCGACCCAGCGCGGACCCGGGGCGCGGGCCGGCGGTGGCTGCCCTCTCGGGTCCCGCCGGGCTGGCCGGGCCGCTGGAGCGTTCCGCGGCCCCGCTGGGCGCTGGCACAGAGTCCCCGTGCCAGGCGGCAACTCCCGAGTTTGGGGTCGTTTCTGGGTTCCCTGCCTCCTGGGAAGCCGAGCTCCGGTCTTCGAGCCCTCCCCGTTTTCCCTTTATAACGAGGCCCAGCTGGAGAAACTCCTCAATTAAAAATTCCACGGCCAGGTTCCCCTGGGCGGCCGGCGCGGGGCTGGGGGCGAGGCGCGGACCTGCCCCACCGTCCTAGCCCcttctcttcccacccctccaccacTCCGGCCAGGCTGCTGCTGGGAGGTTGGGCTTCTGATGGTCAAGGCGAACGGCgagcccccccccgcccgcccccgagCTGGGCTGTGCAGCGGGCGGGCCTCGGTGTGCCAAGGCCGGGGACGTAGTTGCCCTGGAGCCGGTGCCGGTGCCGAGGGAGGGTCTCGAGGGGCCCACCCAGCCGGGGCCTCGCGGAGCGAGGAGGCTGAGATTAGCCTGTTGGTCTCAACTTAGTATTTACTTGCAGAAGGAAGACTTGATGTTTTTCAGAGCTATTCGGATACGGCCTGGCGGGGGCCAGCCTCAGATCTGGTTAAGCGAACTCACAAATGGCCGTGGGGACGGTCAAGCACCCCAAACCGGGCATCTCCTTTGTTCCCTTCATCCTGTGGGCTGAGCTGTCCCTGACCTCTTCAGGCTCTGTCCCCTTTCTGAAAATTCCACCCCCTACCGCCTTTGAGATAAACAGTGGGTTTAGAAATAATGACCTGAAAGCTTCGAGGGTGGGAACAGGACAGCTTTTCCTGGGGTTCACATTTGATGTGTTCCGTGGGTACCCAGCACCTGGTGGGCAGCTCCTTTCTTAGGCCTCTGGGTTACTGGTCCTTCTGGTGAGGTGAGGTGGGGCGTCTCTCGCCTTCTTGTGGGTGGTGTCCAtcctgcaggggacacagggggaTTTCCCAGTCCACAGCTGCCAGGACCCCCTGCCCTGTGCCCTCACTCCTGGGGGACTGTCCATACTGCCTCCACTTGCACTCAGGAGGGGGGCCTCCTGAGCGGAGAATGACCGTGGCTTGTAGCCTCCTGGGACTCTGGGTGGTGTCCAGGGCGAGTTGGAGCTGGCTGGGGGTCAGCTTGCTGAGCGGCAGCCTCCCTGGTGGGCATCACAGGACTGGCAGAGGGACCCTTGGAGTGGTCTCCAGGCTGGGCCAGGTCTGCGTGGTGGCACTAGTTTTGGGGTGCCCTGTCTCTCCAGACCTCTGCTCATGGGTTGGGGAGCAGGGTGGTGTCCCTCCCCCAGTGCCTGCCTTTCTGTCTTTAGGGTACTGGGCTTCTTTGCCTGGGAGAAGTGTGGGCTGAACcagatggggtgtgtgtgtgtgtgtgtgtgagtgtgagcgTGAGAGCCGGGGTGGGCTCTGGCAGGCTGGTCAGTTTCTTACTCTTTTGCACCTTGCTTGCTTTCTCCAGCACCCTGGGCTCCAGCTGTGGCTTGTTAACTTGTCTGCATGACTCTCTCTTGATTACTTctaaccctttttaaaaaaaaaaaaaaaaaattcgtttCACAGGAATAATTGGTGTGGATGGATTGTGAAATGGAGGCGCATAAATAATCCAATTTGCCAACTGAGCTAAGAAATgctggataaaaataaaagataattgtaAAAGACACCAGTCGTACCCCTGAAACTGAGAGGGAGTGCTAAAACACCTTGATGTTTCCTAGACACAGCTGAGGAATTCAGAGGAGAAGCACGTGTGGTGGTAGCCAGGCTTTGTTTAGATTGGGTGGCCCCCGAGGCCtgttgggggagggtgggggcagagcCTGGAGGCACAAGCCCCCTCCAGGCCTCAGCACCTCCAGGGCGCCCCGCCTTCCCATCCTtggtgccccctccccacccctgcacacCTGACCCAGAGCCTCAACAGGTCAACGCCTCTGGTGACACTAGGGTCTGAAGTCGTGGACAAACCTTTATTGTCAGGGGAGTCAGGAGGGCTATAGGAGCTATAGGAGCAGGTGGGCACAGAGGCCCTGAGCTGGCCTCAAGGCTTTCGGGAACAAGTGGCAGAAAGCAGCACGCCTGCCTTGCAGCCTGGCCttgagagagtgggagagagccTGGGCTCACGTAGCCCTGGCCttgctggggtggggagtggcgtGGGCACTGACTGCCATGCAGCTCCATCCCCAACATAGGTCATGTTTGAGATGACTGCCTGCCAGGTGGGGGCTCTGGTGCCCGGTTGATGGTCGGTGGTCGGGCGTGTGCCCACAGAGGGGATTCTCTGGCCCCTTCCTCTCCCGAGACCCCACCCACCCCCGTGGCTCGGGTCCAGCAGAGCAGCACGCAGGCACAGGCTGAGTCAGCCGTTGTGGGCGCCGTcttccctgcctctccaggagccagtcctctgctctccctgccctcctggatgACAAGGGAGCCCAGGGAGGGCAGTGACCTCAGTGTCACGCAGCTGGGCTCTCTCTGTGGGGCTTGAAATTCCTGAGTCTGCTTGGGAACCCCCTCCGTTTTGGGGGGTGCTGTTGCTGTGTGACTTGTGATTTCTGTGCCAGCTGCAGGGCATCCCAGGGTGGGCTGGTCTGGTGTTTGTCACTCAAGCCTGcagtggctccccagtgcccactCCATACCCACATTCCTCAGCCTGTTTGATTTTCAAGTTCCCTTCCTCACTCCCAACCATACTGTCCAGGCTCTGGTCAGGCAGACTCACTGCCCAGGCTTGCTTTGCGTTGTCCCCACTCCATCCCCACCTGCCACCTTAGCCTGGGGCCCTGTGTCCATTCTTGATCGTTCCTGATGAATATGGGCTCTTTCCCTCTTATCCCTTGGTCACCAAGTTTGCCAAGCTCCtgcctacctcagggcctttgcacctgcccttcccctccctggcACATGCCTCCTCCAGATGTCCACCTGGCTTGCTGTCTCACTTCCTCCTCTGTCTGTATTTCAGCTCCCAGACCACCCTACGTAAATTAGCATCACTTCCCCCTTTCATGTTAACCTTGCTTTGTGTTTCTCCTTAGTACCAAATACAGTTTGTTATGTATATACTTTGTTTATTCTGTCTCTTACTGCTCCAACACAGAGACTTTGTTGACCTCTGTATCCCCGGAGGAAAAGTAGTGCCTGGCACCTCGTACGTCCTCAGTGGTACTTGtcgggatgaatgaatgaaccaatgaaTGAAATCCCAAGAGTATCATGCTTCCTTCCAGCACAAGCCTGGCACCCTGCTGCTCCCTTCCCAAGACCCAGCACCGGACTCAAGCTGGACTCACTGCCAGAGCTAGAACAGAGCCTTGCCCACAGTGGACAGGCAGGAGAGAGCCGTGGAATGGTGGGGGGCAGGTCAGATGTCGCATAGGCCAGAAGACAGCGTGGCCAGGAAAGGCCATCCAGCCCCGGGAGTGGGCATTCTGATCCTTCGCAGAAACTCCCTTTAGGATTTTTCGGTGGTCTGGATGTTCTGCACTCGGGCTGTCCCTGCAGTCAGCTGGGTTATGGATGTGCTGGGAGTGAtgccccctcttttttttctaatattttattttctttttatttatttatttggccgcgttgggtctttgttgctgcatgcgggctttctctaattgtgtcaagtgggggctactgttcgttgcagtgcgcgggcttctcattgcggtggcttctctttgttgcggagcacaggccctaggcgcgtgggcttcagtagttgtggctcgcgggctctggagcgcaggctcagtagttgtggcgcacgggcttagttgctttgcggcatgtgggatcttcccagaccagggctcaaacccgtgtcccctacattggcaggcggattcttaaccactgcgccaccagggaagtctgatgcCCCACTTGGCCAGGTTCCCTTTCTCCTCCATCTGGAGGTTTCTAAACTGGTCTTTTCCCTTATGTCAGACCCGACGTCTCCAGGCTTCCGGCCGCTCTGCCTGACCCTGTTTGCCAGTCTTCCCCCACCTGATTCTCCCTGCCTGTGTTCTGGCCCTGCTGGGGAAGGCGCTCTGGTTTTATAAAGAGAAAGGCTCTGCCACTAATCCCGGAGGGCCTTGGGCGAGTCACTGGCTTTGGGAGCCTTTCTCAGCATCTGTCACACGTGCATGACAGCTCTCGCCGAGATAGTTTTGAGGTCCAGACGGGATCCAGCATTGAACTGATTTGAGATACTGGTACGTGATGACCAGAGCTTTGTGGGGTGCTGGTGGCCCTAGgcctgctgtggcttctcctatTCTACTGAGAGTTTGAAGGGTCAGCTCTGCTAGCTTCATGTATAACCTAGTAAGAGAATGTAATGCTTCCTAAAGTGTAAAGTGCCATTCTGGTGTAAGGGGCTGCACCTGTGGTTTTGCGTCTAAAGgatcaaaattaagaaagaaaaaatacggGGTTGAGATGCCGGCGTCTCCCGACCACAGAGATGTTTGCATCTTGTGGTTTTTCTGAAAACGGAAGCATGCTGGCATTCGAAGGTGGTTTTGGATGGAGAAACCAACTGGAATCAAACACACGTCATTGGGCACTTCTGTTGCCTTCTCTCCCTCTGCACGTGctgttttaaatagtttcccGCCAAGCCCGAGAGACAGGTCTTCACCTGGCAGTGAGGAGGCTGAGAACCAGGCAGCTGTGACTTGCCCGAGGGGGCTGCTATTTCAGGGCAGCGCTGGTATTGGATGGAGAGCACAAAGCCCCATGACCACCCCCCGCCTGACTCCCCCATCTCCTCCATCCTCCCTAGCCCCCCATGTCCCACTGGGGCCCAGGTTGCatcagatttgttttgttttctttaattaattaatttatttttggctacgttgggtcttcgttgctgcgcatgggcttttctcgagttgcagcgagcggggtctactcttcattgtggtgcgcgggcttctcattgcggtggcttctcttgtcgcggagcacaggctctaggtgagtgggcttcagtagttgtggctcacgggctctcgagcacaggctcagtagttgtggcacacgggcttagttgccctgcggcacgtgggatcttcccggaccagggctcgaacccgtgttccctgcatcggcaggcggactgtcaaccaccgcgccaccagggaagccccctcagatttgtttttaaactggGTGGGCGTGACTAGGACTTGTGACGACTTATGTCATGGGTACAGGGGTTCATTTTCAACCTGTGCCTAGAAAATCTGATGGTGGTGACCTGTTGCCCTGAGCTCTGGTTGGCTGTTGGAGAATAATGGGCATGTCACAGGTGACCCAGAGCCCTTCATGGGGACAGCAAGAGGGCTTGGGAGCTTGCCACCCAGGGCAATAGCTAACATTGTTGGTGGATTGGTAAGGTGTTTTCCCTCGGAGGCACCATggactctttgcacttcctgcCCTTGGAATCAGCTCTGAAACGTTCAGGCACTTGTTCTGGACACATTTTAATTAGTCACCAGTCAGTGGGTAGGAGCATACCCTTGGCATTTAGAATTTTCAGTTGggagatatacacatatatatgtataattgtatttaaaaaatatatatatatatttatttctcattggaTTGGTTTTACATTCGCGGAATGGATTCTCAAGCAAGGCAGCTCTAAATATGtgtttctctgggcttccctggcggcgcagtggttgagagtccgcctgccgatgcaggggacacgggttcgtgccccggtccgggaagagcccacgtgccgcggagcggctgggcccgtgagccatggccgctgatcctgcgcgtccggagcctgtgctccgcaacgggagaggccacagcagtgagaggcccgcgtaccgcaaaaaaaaaaaaaaaaaaacaaaaacacacacacacaaaataaatatgtgtttctCTGAACTGTTGTGGGCCCCgctaattttcatttaaaaatggagTGTATAGTTTTTCCCAGTTTGTCTATCAGTTGACTTGGAAAAATCCATTGTTTCGAAACTAGGAGACCCGTTTGCTGAGTGAGTGCCTACATTAAGGATGATGGATTTCTCAGACCCCTCTGGCAGCAAGCGTGCACGTTGCTCAAATAAAACACGGTTTACGTTCCTCAGTCTTTTGGTGTTATGAGCGGGCCATGTGCTCTGACATATGTCCGTGTTATCCAGAGCTGGTGACAGCTGTCAGGGGTGGGGAATCGGAAGTTCCAGAAAGCCTCCAGCAGCAGGCCAGCCAGCCAGCATGGCTGTTGGGAGTTCAAATGACTCCTTCTAAGAGGGGCACCCGGAGGCCTGCGCTTCCTTCCTTGCCAGCCACCAGCTGTGGTGAGGATGGAGCGCgaccagatgtgtgtgtgtgtgtcagcatTTGTTACAGTAGAGTGCCTGGGTGGTGCCAGTCACCAGgcttggtgtgtatgtgtgtgtgtgtgtgtgtgtgtgtgtgtgtgtgtgtgtgtatccccaaCTTGCCTGCCAGGCCTCAGACACCAGGTGCTACCTTGGGTCTCTGGCTGGTCCCCGCTGGTTGCAGTGAGAGCTGGTGGCTGACTGCTGGACAGTGGGTCTTGGCCCcgggtcccagccctgcctgcctggcCTTGACCGCTAGATCGTGAATCCCTGAGGCAGGCCTGACCTACGGCCTCTCCTGGACATGCCTTTATCCGTGTACGTGTGCCGCGAAGATTCTGCCTGTGACCTTTCCCTGCCCTTCGGGTGGCGGACAGGAGCGAGCCAGTGTGTGGTAGGGTGGACGTGCCGTCTGCTTCCTGCTCTTGGGGGGATATCTCTGTGCCGTTTCTTGGGTTGGAAACTCTGACAGCAAAAGCCCCTCCAGACCAAGAACTCTTGATTGTGTCTCTCCTTCGGGCTTTAagagatttcagcttttcagtTAATTGCATTTCATTAAATAACGGTTTTCTTCGTGATCACAGGCTGGTTTGTGCTCAAGCAGCAGTGAAGACTGTGTGGCTTCAGTGGCTGTGACCGCGCCCAGAGGCAGAGGCGCCTCTCGCTTGCATCGACTTCATGGGGGAGCTGCCGTGGGGGCCCCTGCATGTGGCATCGTGCTCCCCACTCCTCGCTTTGGGAACCCTTGCCTTCACTCAGCGTGTGTTGCTACTTTCATGTGTCGTATAAGATGACTTGTCTAATAATGGGGTGCCAGGCACTTAAATggcagccccttccccacccccggcATTCACCTCCCGGCCCTCTGATCTCTTGGGTCTCTGCAATGCTAGCCCCCGAGCCCCTTTGCTGGGAGCT
The genomic region above belongs to Phocoena phocoena chromosome 2, mPhoPho1.1, whole genome shotgun sequence and contains:
- the LOC136118543 gene encoding translation initiation factor IF-2 — translated: MDTGPQAKVAGRLPLSKLTPSQLQLALDTTQSPRRLQATVILRSGGPPPECKWRQYGQSPRSEGTGQGVLAAVDWEIPLCPLQDGHHPQEGERRPTSPHQKDHAQRGRGTLQRPGQPGGTREGSHRRPAPRVRAGSPLAAAPPARDVRAAGSAPPRPPASPGGAGPLPPTPRRPPRPSPPLPPGRPQTAAVGGSGGPDSRLPGAGAGPRGCTAAPAGRRRSVSEAERRATTAALCEPRTEMLRSPGSWIAAGAPRTRRTARRAAPARRTRRGPRVQPAPACGWQPAPRPAPPRPAPASPTPPARRERAAGRQGGGQRCVRAQPLPLSPRRDSQRAGGRTWGPDAAGPASGLGARAQLWKPRPPNRPGSWGAHKFSGAPGTCGIGSR